A section of the Amycolatopsis sp. AA4 genome encodes:
- a CDS encoding glycoside hydrolase family 16 protein: protein MPNFLRRLPTAFAAAALLAFGLQAAPAVLAPPLAAAADSFTDDFNGPAGAAADASKWTYETGDNNGNNHERQWYTAGAANGALDGQGHLVITAKRENSGHTCWYGTCQYTSARLNTAGKFSQAYGHVETRMKIPRGQGMWPAFWMLGGGNWPNDGEIDVMENIGREPNTVHGTIHGPGYSGAGGIGAPYNGPVFADDFHTYAVDWSPNKIVWSVDGNAYQIRTPADLNGNRWVFDHPFYLILNLAVGGDWPGDPDGSTQFPQQLVVDYVHVTTSSTGGSSGRIIGIGGKCVDVPWANPANFTQLQITDCNGNAAQNWTIGNDGTIRALGKCMDVKYSGTADGTPVQMYDCNNSDAQQWVVTAAHDIVNPHANKCLDAAGVSSANGTKLQLWTCTGNVNQKWSVNQ from the coding sequence ATGCCCAATTTCCTCAGACGCCTCCCCACCGCATTCGCCGCCGCCGCGCTTCTGGCGTTCGGCCTCCAAGCCGCGCCAGCCGTGCTGGCTCCTCCCCTCGCGGCCGCCGCCGACAGCTTTACCGACGATTTCAACGGTCCGGCCGGAGCCGCCGCCGACGCGTCGAAATGGACCTACGAAACCGGCGACAACAACGGCAACAACCACGAACGGCAGTGGTACACCGCAGGTGCCGCCAATGGCGCCCTCGACGGCCAAGGCCACCTGGTGATCACCGCGAAACGCGAAAACTCCGGCCACACCTGCTGGTACGGCACCTGCCAGTACACGTCCGCGCGGCTCAACACCGCCGGGAAATTCAGCCAGGCCTACGGGCACGTCGAGACCCGGATGAAAATCCCGCGCGGCCAGGGCATGTGGCCCGCGTTCTGGATGCTCGGCGGCGGAAACTGGCCGAACGACGGCGAAATCGACGTCATGGAGAACATCGGCCGCGAGCCGAACACCGTGCACGGCACCATCCACGGCCCCGGCTACTCCGGCGCGGGCGGGATCGGCGCTCCGTACAACGGCCCGGTTTTCGCCGACGATTTCCACACCTACGCGGTCGATTGGTCGCCGAACAAGATCGTCTGGTCGGTCGACGGCAACGCTTACCAGATCCGCACCCCCGCCGACCTGAACGGCAACCGCTGGGTCTTCGACCATCCCTTCTACCTGATCCTGAACCTCGCGGTCGGCGGCGACTGGCCCGGCGATCCGGACGGCAGCACGCAGTTCCCGCAGCAACTGGTCGTCGACTACGTGCACGTGACCACGAGCAGCACCGGCGGGTCGAGCGGCCGGATCATCGGCATCGGCGGCAAATGCGTCGACGTGCCCTGGGCCAATCCGGCGAATTTCACCCAGCTGCAGATCACTGACTGCAACGGCAACGCCGCGCAGAACTGGACGATCGGCAATGACGGGACCATTCGCGCGCTCGGCAAGTGCATGGACGTCAAGTACTCCGGCACCGCTGACGGCACGCCGGTCCAGATGTACGACTGCAACAACAGCGACGCGCAGCAGTGGGTCGTGACCGCGGCGCACGACATCGTCAACCCGCACGCGAACAAATGCCTCGACGCGGCCGGGGTCAGTTCGGCCAACGGGACGAAACTGCAGCTGTGGACGTGCACCGGGAACGTCAACCAGAAATGGTCGGTGAACCAGTAG
- a CDS encoding allophanate hydrolase subunit 1, which produces MSTVLRYGRSALLVEVDDVLGFQAACEAAQPEGVVELVPAARTLLVRFDRARTDSTTLTRTLASLSTVDVSERSAETVTLPVRYDGADLADVAEAAGLSVSEVVQRHSAATYVAAFCGFAPGFAYLTGLDPVLHLPRRSTPRTRVPAGAVAIAGEYSAIYPHSSPGGWNLLGHSDAPVWNVDREQPNLLVPGTRVRFEAIR; this is translated from the coding sequence GTGAGCACTGTGTTGCGCTACGGCCGTTCCGCGTTGCTGGTGGAGGTCGATGACGTGCTCGGGTTCCAGGCGGCCTGCGAAGCCGCCCAGCCCGAGGGCGTTGTCGAACTCGTCCCCGCCGCACGCACCCTGCTGGTCCGGTTCGACCGCGCCCGCACCGATTCCACCACGCTGACGCGCACGCTGGCCTCCTTGTCCACAGTGGACGTATCCGAGCGCTCAGCGGAGACCGTCACCCTGCCGGTCCGCTACGACGGTGCGGACCTGGCGGACGTCGCCGAAGCCGCCGGACTGTCGGTTTCCGAGGTCGTGCAACGGCATTCGGCGGCCACCTACGTCGCGGCGTTCTGCGGTTTCGCACCTGGTTTCGCCTACCTGACCGGTCTCGACCCGGTGTTGCACCTGCCGCGCCGCAGCACGCCGCGCACGCGCGTGCCCGCGGGTGCGGTCGCGATCGCCGGCGAGTACAGCGCGATCTATCCGCATTCCTCGCCCGGCGGCTGGAACCTTCTCGGCCACAGCGACGCGCCGGTGTGGAACGTCGACCGCGAGCAGCCGAACCTGCTGGTCCCGGGCACCCGCGTGCGGTTCGAGGCGATTCGGTGA
- a CDS encoding putative hydro-lyase encodes MTTSYDPSTLTPAEARALFRAGTERPTTGWADGYAQTNLIAVPADWAEDVREFCARNPQPCPVLDVSEPGDPTTRLAPGADLRTDLPRYRVWHNGTLTSEISDATGVWRSDLVAFSIGCSFSFETLLRAAGIPLRHVEQGRNVSMYVTNRQCEPAGRMSGPMVVSMRHIPETLVEEAVRITAAMPAVHGAPVHVGDPAELGIADLARPDFGDPVDAEPGDVPVFWACGVTPQAALMASRPPFAITHAPGYMFLTDRPDRDYQVG; translated from the coding sequence ATGACGACTTCCTACGATCCTTCGACGCTCACTCCGGCCGAGGCCCGCGCGCTCTTCCGCGCCGGCACCGAGCGCCCGACCACCGGCTGGGCCGACGGTTACGCCCAGACCAACCTGATCGCCGTCCCCGCGGACTGGGCCGAAGACGTCCGCGAGTTCTGCGCTCGTAACCCGCAGCCGTGTCCCGTGCTCGACGTCAGCGAACCCGGCGACCCGACCACCCGGCTCGCGCCCGGCGCGGACCTGCGCACCGACCTGCCGCGCTACCGCGTCTGGCACAACGGCACGCTGACCAGCGAAATCAGCGACGCCACCGGGGTATGGCGCAGCGACCTGGTCGCGTTCTCCATCGGGTGCAGCTTCAGCTTCGAGACGTTGCTGCGCGCGGCGGGCATCCCGTTGCGGCACGTCGAGCAGGGCCGCAACGTCTCGATGTACGTGACGAACCGGCAGTGCGAACCGGCCGGGCGGATGAGCGGCCCGATGGTGGTGTCGATGCGGCACATTCCGGAAACTCTGGTCGAGGAAGCCGTGCGCATCACCGCCGCGATGCCCGCGGTGCACGGCGCTCCGGTGCACGTCGGCGACCCGGCCGAGCTGGGCATCGCCGACCTCGCCCGGCCGGATTTCGGCGATCCGGTCGACGCCGAGCCCGGCGACGTGCCGGTGTTCTGGGCCTGCGGCGTCACCCCGCAGGCGGCGCTGATGGCGTCCCGTCCGCCGTTCGCCATCACGCACGCTCCCGGCTACATGTTCTTGACCGACCGACCCGATCGCGATTACCAGGTGGGATGA
- a CDS encoding acyl-CoA dehydrogenase family protein, with amino-acid sequence MNAFAFTPEQTAYAASVRKIAAEQLVELAAAGAEGAVNRPLLKAMGSHGLLARLFPGVESGQPTRQAAATDLCLLREALATQSTEAETALALQGLGSYPVLQSGLDEQVRRWLPAVAAGDAVAAFALTEPDAGSDAAALQLAAEPDGDGWRLTGTKMWISNAPEADFYTVFARTTPDAGSRGVSAFVVPGDRAGLSGEHLDLVSPHPIGTVVFDGVRVNRDELLGEENRGFAVAMRTLDLFRPSVGAFAVGMAQAALDATVEYTASREAFGGPLVKQQTVAHTLAEMATRTEAGRLLVYAAAAAYDAGEQNLAGRAAMAKLFATETAQYVVDQAVQLHGARALRRGHLLEHLYREVRAPRIYEGASEIQRTIIARSLQRRG; translated from the coding sequence ATGAACGCTTTCGCTTTCACTCCGGAACAGACCGCGTACGCCGCTTCTGTCCGGAAAATCGCCGCCGAGCAGCTAGTCGAACTGGCCGCCGCCGGTGCCGAAGGCGCGGTCAACCGTCCACTGCTCAAGGCCATGGGCTCCCACGGTTTGCTTGCTCGGCTGTTCCCCGGAGTCGAAAGTGGACAGCCGACCCGGCAAGCCGCCGCGACCGACCTGTGTCTGCTGCGAGAAGCCCTCGCCACCCAAAGCACCGAAGCCGAAACCGCCTTGGCGTTGCAGGGCTTGGGCAGTTACCCGGTGCTGCAGTCCGGTTTGGACGAACAGGTCCGGCGCTGGCTCCCCGCCGTCGCCGCCGGTGACGCCGTCGCCGCCTTCGCCCTCACCGAACCCGATGCGGGATCCGACGCCGCCGCCCTGCAACTCGCCGCCGAACCAGACGGTGACGGCTGGCGGCTCACCGGCACGAAAATGTGGATCTCGAACGCCCCGGAAGCCGATTTCTACACGGTCTTCGCCCGCACGACTCCCGATGCCGGTTCACGCGGCGTCAGCGCCTTCGTCGTCCCCGGCGACCGTGCCGGGCTCAGCGGCGAGCACCTGGATTTGGTGAGCCCGCACCCCATCGGCACCGTGGTGTTCGACGGCGTCCGGGTGAACCGCGACGAATTGCTCGGCGAGGAGAACCGCGGTTTCGCCGTAGCGATGCGCACTTTGGACCTGTTCCGCCCGAGCGTCGGTGCCTTCGCGGTCGGGATGGCGCAGGCCGCGCTCGATGCGACCGTGGAGTACACGGCTTCGCGCGAAGCATTCGGCGGTCCGTTGGTGAAGCAGCAGACGGTCGCACACACGCTGGCCGAAATGGCGACGCGGACGGAAGCTGGCCGGCTGCTCGTGTACGCCGCCGCCGCGGCTTACGACGCGGGCGAGCAGAACTTGGCCGGTCGCGCGGCAATGGCGAAGTTGTTCGCGACCGAGACCGCGCAGTACGTCGTGGATCAAGCGGTGCAATTGCACGGCGCACGAGCATTGCGGCGCGGGCATTTGCTGGAACACCTGTATCGCGAGGTCCGGGCGCCGCGCATTTACGAAGGCGCGTCCGAGATCCAGCGGACGATCATCGCGCGGTCGCTTCAGCGGCGCGGATAA
- a CDS encoding bifunctional salicylyl-CoA 5-hydroxylase/oxidoreductase yields the protein MRISVVGGGPAGLYFAVLAKQLGPDHEITVWERNAPDDTFGFGVVFSDETLGGIEHADPAVHEAMRREFARWDDIDVHYRGTVSTSGGHGFAAMSRKRLLAILQQRCREMGIDVRFRSLAPDPAELAASSDLVVAADGVNSAVRTAFAGSFRPSVETRQCRYLWLGTDLVFDAFKFYVLETPHGVMQVHGYPYGRDGSTFILEMHEDVWQRAFGPIAATGLGPGESDEKSIELIRELCGDIFDGHQLLANNSKWTTFGTVRCENWVHDNVVLLGDAAHTAHFSIGSGTKLAMEDALALAACLHEQPSVPEALAAYEEERRPVVASTQRAAQASLEWFENLAQYTHQEPEQFAFNLLTRSRRVTYDNLKLRDKEFAASLDQWFADSLGTSVAPPMFQPVRIGSLELPNRIIVSPMDMYSAVDGVPGEFHLVHLGSKALGGAGMVMTEMICVSAEGRITPGCPGLYTSEQEAAWKRIVDFVHRETPAKIGLQLGHSGRKGSTKLMWEGIDDPLPEGNWEVCAPSALPYSPNNQTPRELTVAELGEIRDQFVSAAEAAARAGFDLLELHCAHGYLLSSFLSPLTNHRTDSYGGSPENRLRFPLEVFDAVRAVWPADRPLTVRISATDWFEGGNDADEAVAIAQAFAEHGAAAIDVSTGQVVSEEKPKFGRSYQTPYADRIRNEVGRRYGTAVIAVGAISSYDDVNSLILAGRADLCALGRTHLFNPQWTLHAAAAQEYPVPWPKQWAAGKRPPQTGRTDGPEPRLDLVRTGGHQTAHARWRPEDAR from the coding sequence GTGCGGATTTCAGTAGTCGGCGGCGGGCCTGCGGGGCTCTACTTCGCCGTGCTCGCGAAACAACTCGGCCCGGACCACGAGATCACGGTCTGGGAGCGCAACGCGCCGGACGACACGTTCGGCTTCGGCGTCGTCTTCTCCGACGAGACGCTCGGCGGCATCGAGCACGCCGACCCTGCGGTGCACGAGGCGATGCGCCGGGAGTTCGCGCGATGGGACGACATCGACGTGCACTACCGCGGCACGGTGTCGACCTCGGGCGGGCACGGATTCGCCGCGATGAGCCGCAAACGGCTGCTCGCGATCCTGCAGCAGCGGTGTCGCGAAATGGGCATCGATGTCCGATTCCGCAGTCTCGCGCCGGATCCCGCCGAACTGGCCGCGTCCTCGGACCTCGTGGTCGCGGCCGACGGCGTGAATTCCGCGGTGCGCACGGCGTTCGCCGGTTCGTTCCGGCCGTCTGTCGAGACCCGACAGTGCCGCTACCTCTGGCTCGGCACGGACCTCGTGTTCGACGCGTTCAAGTTCTACGTGCTCGAAACCCCGCACGGCGTCATGCAGGTCCACGGCTACCCGTACGGCCGCGACGGCAGCACGTTCATCCTGGAGATGCACGAGGACGTCTGGCAGCGGGCGTTCGGCCCGATCGCCGCCACCGGCCTCGGTCCCGGGGAAAGCGACGAGAAGTCGATCGAACTGATCCGCGAACTGTGCGGCGACATTTTCGACGGACACCAGTTGCTGGCCAACAATTCCAAGTGGACCACCTTCGGCACGGTCCGCTGCGAAAATTGGGTCCACGACAACGTCGTGCTGCTCGGCGACGCGGCCCACACCGCGCATTTCTCGATCGGCTCTGGCACGAAGCTCGCCATGGAGGACGCTCTCGCGCTCGCCGCGTGCCTGCACGAACAGCCGAGCGTCCCGGAAGCCCTTGCCGCGTATGAAGAAGAGCGGCGTCCGGTAGTCGCTTCGACGCAGCGTGCGGCGCAGGCGAGCCTGGAGTGGTTCGAGAACCTCGCGCAGTACACGCATCAGGAACCGGAGCAGTTCGCGTTCAACCTGCTGACCCGCAGCCGTCGCGTCACCTACGACAACCTGAAGCTGCGGGACAAGGAATTCGCCGCTTCGCTGGATCAGTGGTTCGCCGATTCGCTCGGTACATCTGTTGCGCCGCCGATGTTCCAGCCGGTGCGGATCGGTTCGCTGGAATTGCCGAACCGGATCATCGTGTCGCCGATGGACATGTACTCCGCGGTCGACGGCGTCCCCGGCGAATTCCACCTGGTGCACTTGGGAAGCAAGGCGCTCGGCGGGGCCGGAATGGTGATGACCGAGATGATCTGCGTGTCCGCCGAAGGCCGGATCACGCCGGGCTGCCCCGGGCTTTACACCTCCGAGCAGGAGGCCGCGTGGAAGCGGATCGTCGACTTCGTGCACCGCGAAACCCCGGCGAAGATCGGGTTGCAGCTGGGGCATTCCGGGCGCAAGGGCTCCACGAAACTGATGTGGGAAGGCATTGACGACCCGCTGCCCGAGGGCAACTGGGAGGTGTGCGCGCCGTCCGCGCTGCCGTACTCGCCGAACAACCAGACGCCGCGCGAACTGACCGTCGCCGAACTGGGCGAGATCCGGGACCAGTTCGTGTCGGCCGCGGAAGCCGCCGCGCGCGCCGGGTTCGATCTGCTGGAACTGCACTGCGCACACGGCTATCTGCTGTCGTCGTTCCTGTCCCCGTTGACCAACCACCGCACCGATTCCTACGGCGGCTCCCCGGAAAACCGGCTGCGCTTCCCGCTGGAGGTCTTCGACGCGGTCCGCGCCGTGTGGCCGGCCGACCGGCCGTTGACCGTCCGGATCTCCGCCACCGACTGGTTCGAGGGCGGCAACGACGCCGACGAAGCCGTGGCGATCGCGCAGGCGTTCGCCGAACACGGCGCGGCCGCGATCGACGTGTCGACCGGCCAGGTGGTCAGCGAGGAGAAGCCGAAGTTCGGCCGCAGCTACCAGACGCCGTACGCGGACCGGATCCGCAACGAGGTCGGCCGTCGCTACGGCACCGCGGTGATCGCTGTCGGCGCGATTTCCTCGTACGACGACGTGAACTCGCTCATCCTGGCGGGCCGCGCCGACCTGTGCGCGCTCGGCCGCACCCACCTGTTCAATCCACAATGGACCTTGCACGCGGCTGCGGCGCAGGAGTATCCGGTGCCGTGGCCGAAACAGTGGGCAGCGGGCAAACGCCCGCCGCAGACCGGCCGCACCGACGGCCCGGAACCCCGGCTCGACCTGGTCCGCACCGGCGGCCACCAGACCGCCCATGCCCGCTGGCGACCGGAGGACGCCCGATGA
- a CDS encoding GntR family transcriptional regulator: MGLEADRGLLGRTSTAERVAGVLRTRVSEGYFLPGVRLSEQDIGSALGVSRNTLREAFRLLTHERLLVHELNRGVFVRVPSVEDVRDIYRVRKLIECAAVRDVTEKPAAYDKIASIVADGDRAAKQAQWQDLGTANIRFHAELVALTGSERIVELMQALTAELRLVFHVMADPRRFHERYLPRNHEILEVLAAGDGIRTAEMLAVYLDDAEAQLVEAYAELSGAR; encoded by the coding sequence ATGGGCCTGGAAGCGGATCGCGGCCTGCTCGGCCGGACGAGCACCGCGGAACGAGTGGCGGGCGTGCTGCGCACGCGCGTTTCCGAGGGCTACTTCCTGCCTGGAGTACGGCTTTCGGAGCAGGACATCGGAAGCGCGCTCGGGGTCTCGCGCAACACGCTCCGTGAAGCCTTCCGGCTGCTGACGCACGAACGGCTGCTGGTCCACGAGCTGAATCGCGGCGTTTTCGTGCGGGTGCCGAGCGTCGAGGACGTGCGCGACATCTACCGCGTCCGCAAGCTCATCGAGTGCGCGGCGGTCCGCGACGTGACCGAGAAGCCGGCGGCGTACGACAAGATCGCCAGCATCGTCGCGGACGGCGATCGCGCGGCGAAGCAGGCGCAGTGGCAGGACCTGGGCACCGCGAACATCCGGTTCCACGCGGAGCTGGTGGCGCTCACCGGCAGCGAGCGCATCGTCGAGCTGATGCAGGCGCTTACCGCGGAACTGCGGCTGGTGTTCCACGTGATGGCCGACCCGCGCCGTTTCCATGAGCGGTATCTGCCGCGGAACCACGAAATCCTCGAAGTGCTCGCGGCTGGCGACGGGATCCGTACTGCGGAGATGCTCGCCGTGTACCTCGACGACGCCGAAGCGCAGCTGGTCGAGGCCTACGCGGAGTTGTCCGGCGCTCGTTGA
- a CDS encoding MFS transporter produces the protein MNVNVADGTANAARPFGWYRSLGHKGRRAFLGAFGGYGLDSFDYQTLPFGLAAITAYFGITSGEAGLLSTVTLVVSAIGGVGAGVLADRIGRVRTLQLTIAMYTIFTVLCGFAPNFETLLVFRGLQGLGFGGEWAVGAALVAEYCSAKYRGRTVAFVQSAWAVGWGLLVIVYTVLFSVLDQDLAWRVLFWVGVIPALLVLWVRRSVEDAPEAAERRVSAKVKGSLVGIFRPELLRTTVFAALLATGVQGGYYTLFTWMPKYLQSSRGLSVVNTGGYFALLIPGAFIGYVCGGYLTDLLGRKKTFLLFSVVSALLIVLFVQLPYGANGLMLLISFPLGFSTSAIFSGFGAYLAELYPTALRATGQGFTYNFGRAVGAAFPAVVGFLGAGGAIVLGAVGYAIAAVALLGLPETRGKELVEV, from the coding sequence ATGAACGTCAACGTCGCCGACGGCACCGCGAACGCGGCCCGCCCGTTCGGCTGGTATCGCTCGCTCGGCCACAAGGGCCGCCGCGCCTTCCTCGGCGCGTTCGGCGGCTACGGCCTCGATTCGTTCGACTACCAGACCCTGCCCTTCGGCCTGGCCGCGATCACCGCCTACTTCGGCATCACGTCCGGGGAGGCGGGCCTGCTCAGCACGGTCACGCTGGTCGTGTCCGCGATCGGCGGCGTCGGGGCCGGCGTGCTGGCCGACCGCATCGGCCGCGTCCGCACGCTGCAGCTGACCATCGCGATGTACACGATCTTCACGGTGCTCTGCGGTTTCGCGCCGAACTTCGAGACGCTGCTCGTCTTCCGCGGCTTGCAGGGGCTCGGGTTCGGCGGCGAGTGGGCGGTCGGCGCCGCGCTGGTCGCCGAGTACTGCTCGGCCAAGTACCGCGGCCGCACGGTGGCGTTCGTGCAGAGCGCGTGGGCGGTCGGCTGGGGCCTGCTGGTCATCGTCTACACGGTGCTGTTCAGCGTGCTCGACCAGGACCTCGCGTGGCGCGTGCTGTTCTGGGTCGGCGTGATCCCGGCGCTGCTCGTGCTGTGGGTGCGGCGCAGCGTCGAAGACGCGCCGGAGGCCGCCGAACGACGAGTTTCCGCGAAGGTCAAAGGCTCGCTCGTCGGGATCTTCCGGCCGGAACTCCTGCGTACCACGGTGTTCGCCGCGCTCCTCGCGACCGGCGTCCAGGGCGGCTACTACACGCTGTTCACCTGGATGCCGAAGTACCTGCAGAGCAGCCGCGGCCTTTCCGTGGTCAACACCGGCGGCTACTTCGCGCTGCTGATCCCGGGCGCGTTCATCGGCTACGTCTGCGGCGGCTACCTCACCGACCTGCTCGGCCGGAAGAAGACGTTCCTGCTGTTCTCGGTCGTTTCCGCGCTGCTGATCGTGCTGTTCGTACAGCTGCCCTACGGCGCGAACGGCCTGATGCTGCTGATCAGTTTCCCGCTCGGTTTCTCGACTTCGGCGATCTTCAGCGGCTTCGGCGCGTACCTCGCCGAGCTGTACCCGACCGCGCTGCGCGCCACCGGACAGGGCTTCACCTACAACTTCGGCCGCGCGGTCGGCGCCGCTTTCCCCGCCGTGGTGGGCTTTCTGGGTGCGGGCGGCGCGATCGTCCTCGGCGCGGTCGGCTACGCGATCGCCGCGGTAGCGCTGCTCGGGCTGCCGGAAACGCGAGGCAAGGAACTGGTGGAGGTATGA
- a CDS encoding LamB/YcsF family protein: MDLNSDLGEGFGAWTMGDDEAMLDIVTSANIACGFHAGDASVMRRVCERAAERGVTIGAHVGYRDLAGFGRRALDIAPEDLADEVLYQIGALDAFARAAHSCVRYVKAHGALYNTAAVDPEQAAALVEGVRRYHTDLALLCPPDSEMLRAAQAAGVPAYAEAFADRAYTPEGRLVSRKLPGAVLHDADEVAARALTMATTGEVVDADGGKLTLRADSLCVHGDTPGAVELARRIRELLTESGVVLRSFV; the protein is encoded by the coding sequence ATGGACCTCAACAGCGACCTCGGCGAAGGCTTCGGCGCCTGGACCATGGGCGACGACGAAGCCATGCTCGACATCGTGACCAGCGCGAACATCGCGTGCGGCTTCCACGCGGGCGACGCGAGCGTGATGCGCCGCGTGTGCGAACGCGCGGCCGAACGCGGCGTCACCATCGGCGCGCACGTCGGCTACCGCGACCTCGCCGGCTTCGGCCGCCGCGCGCTCGACATCGCACCGGAAGACCTCGCGGACGAAGTGCTGTACCAAATCGGCGCTCTCGATGCCTTCGCGCGCGCGGCGCACAGCTGCGTGCGTTACGTGAAGGCGCACGGCGCGCTGTACAACACCGCGGCTGTCGATCCGGAGCAGGCAGCTGCGCTTGTCGAAGGCGTACGGCGCTATCACACCGATCTGGCCCTGCTGTGTCCTCCGGACTCCGAAATGCTGCGTGCGGCTCAAGCGGCAGGCGTGCCTGCGTACGCAGAAGCGTTCGCCGACCGCGCGTACACGCCTGAAGGACGGCTGGTGTCGCGAAAGCTGCCGGGTGCGGTACTGCACGACGCGGACGAAGTCGCCGCGCGGGCGCTCACCATGGCGACCACCGGCGAGGTCGTCGACGCTGACGGCGGCAAGCTCACCCTGCGGGCGGATTCCCTTTGCGTGCACGGAGACACGCCCGGCGCGGTCGAGCTGGCCCGGCGGATCCGCGAGCTGCTCACCGAATCCGGCGTGGTGCTGAGGTCGTTCGTGTGA
- a CDS encoding biotin-dependent carboxyltransferase family protein, producing the protein MTGKIEILAPGPFATVQDLGRPGYAAVGVGRSGAADRGSLKLANRLVGNPETHAALEVTLGGLHLRVSEHAVVAVTGARLPIRAGGRAAAVGAPIHLRPGDELELGVASLGLRSYLAVRGGLDVPPVLGARATDTLGKLGPPVLAAGMSLPIGSVVQGTPCIDLAPLPRLAEEPVLRLEPGPRLDWFTPSALSTLLTGAYTVTNDLDRVGVRLDGPALTRARVGELAPEAAMPGALQVPPSGVPILFLADHPVTGGYPVAAVVDEDDLDLAAQLRPGQRVRFTTRKPAASY; encoded by the coding sequence GTGACCGGGAAGATCGAGATCCTCGCGCCCGGCCCGTTCGCGACCGTGCAAGACCTCGGGCGGCCCGGATACGCGGCAGTCGGCGTCGGCCGTTCCGGCGCGGCCGACCGGGGTTCGCTGAAGCTGGCGAACCGGCTCGTCGGCAACCCCGAAACGCACGCGGCGCTGGAGGTCACCCTCGGCGGCCTCCACCTGCGGGTTTCCGAGCACGCCGTCGTCGCGGTCACCGGCGCGCGGCTGCCGATCCGCGCTGGCGGACGGGCCGCCGCGGTCGGTGCGCCGATCCACCTGCGCCCGGGGGACGAACTCGAACTCGGTGTCGCGTCGCTCGGTCTGCGCAGCTATCTCGCGGTGCGCGGCGGCCTGGATGTACCGCCGGTGCTCGGCGCGCGCGCCACGGACACGCTGGGCAAACTCGGCCCGCCCGTCCTCGCCGCCGGGATGTCGCTGCCGATCGGTTCAGTGGTGCAAGGCACCCCTTGCATCGACCTCGCCCCCTTGCCGCGGCTTGCCGAAGAACCCGTGCTGCGCCTGGAACCCGGACCGCGGCTGGACTGGTTCACCCCGTCCGCGCTGTCCACTTTGCTCACTGGCGCCTACACCGTGACCAACGACCTCGACCGCGTCGGCGTCCGGCTCGACGGTCCCGCGCTGACCCGCGCCCGCGTCGGCGAACTGGCCCCGGAAGCCGCCATGCCCGGCGCGCTCCAGGTGCCGCCTTCCGGCGTGCCGATCCTGTTCCTCGCCGACCATCCGGTGACCGGCGGCTACCCCGTCGCCGCCGTCGTCGACGAGGACGACCTGGACCTCGCCGCCCAGCTCCGGCCCGGGCAACGGGTACGGTTCACAACCCGGAAACCCGCAGCGTCATATTGA
- a CDS encoding DUF2306 domain-containing protein → MTAGTDLRPQRAEPAAERTVRVEPKKHWWRRPWIVPLGLVIVAFLAYSLPPYLALDPARSRVPSTFPAHYLILSAHVVFGSIAMVTALLQVWPWIRRKHPVLHRYAGRAYVFAGVLPSGVLALTVGAATPYGPVTRASDVLLAVLWLGATWAGYRAARERRFGDHRRWMIRSFAMTMSIILNRLIGPIAAIFLEPQLATTFGGSEIALGQSVAALGAWVSWTVVLIAAQLWLDRKPKRRASV, encoded by the coding sequence ATGACGGCGGGGACGGATCTTCGACCACAGCGGGCGGAGCCCGCGGCGGAGCGAACGGTACGGGTCGAGCCGAAGAAGCACTGGTGGCGGCGGCCCTGGATAGTGCCGCTGGGCCTGGTGATCGTCGCGTTCCTGGCGTATTCGCTGCCGCCGTACCTCGCGCTCGACCCGGCCCGGTCCCGGGTGCCTTCGACCTTCCCGGCGCACTACCTGATCCTGTCGGCGCACGTGGTGTTCGGCTCGATCGCGATGGTGACCGCGCTGCTGCAGGTCTGGCCGTGGATCCGGCGGAAGCATCCAGTGCTGCACCGCTACGCCGGCCGCGCGTACGTGTTCGCCGGGGTGCTGCCGTCCGGGGTGCTGGCGCTGACGGTCGGCGCGGCGACTCCGTACGGGCCGGTGACCCGCGCCAGCGACGTGCTGCTCGCGGTGCTGTGGCTCGGTGCGACGTGGGCGGGTTACCGCGCCGCTCGCGAACGCCGGTTCGGCGATCACCGGCGCTGGATGATCCGCAGCTTCGCGATGACGATGTCGATCATCCTGAACCGGCTCATCGGCCCGATCGCGGCGATTTTCCTCGAACCGCAGCTCGCCACCACGTTCGGCGGCAGCGAGATCGCGCTGGGGCAGTCGGTCGCGGCGCTCGGGGCGTGGGTGAGCTGGACGGTCGTGCTGATCGCCGCGCAGCTGTGGCTCGACCGGAAACCGAAACGGCGCGCGAGCGTTTAG